In one window of Rhinopithecus roxellana isolate Shanxi Qingling chromosome 15, ASM756505v1, whole genome shotgun sequence DNA:
- the LOC115893667 gene encoding 40S ribosomal protein S27 has translation MPLAKDLLHPSPEEEKRKHKKKRLVQSPNSYFMDVKCPGCYKITTVFSHAQTVVLCVGCSTVLCQPTGGKARLTEGCSFRRKQH, from the coding sequence ATGCCTCTCGCAAAGGATCTCCTTCATCCCTCcccagaagaggagaagaggaaacacaAGAAGAAACGCCTGGTGCAGAGCCCCAATTCCTACTTCATGGATGTGAAATGCCCAGGATGCTATAAAATCACCACGGTCTTTAGCCATGCACAAACGGTAGTTTTGTGTGTTGGCTGCTCCACTGTCCTCTGCCAGCCTACAGGAGGAAAAGCAAGGCTTACAGAAGGATGTTCCTTTAGGAGGAAGCAGCACTAA